The Chryseobacterium glaciei DNA window ACCCTGCGTTAATTGTGAAATATGAATAACTCTATTACTTTGATTCAGAAAAATTGCCCAAAATTCTTCTGTCCGTAAATCTGCCAAATGATTTTTAAAAATCTGATAAGCTCCGTTACTGTTGGAAATCATTGGTTTTTCAGGAATTTCCTGACTCGATCTTCTTCTCCCGATTTCCAAAGCTGTTGCAATAGAAATAGCTTTCACCTCGCCTACTCCTTTGAATTTCGTTAAATCTTTCACCGACAATAAACTCAACTGATGCCAGTTATTATTGACAGAAGCTAGAATCTTTCTTGCCAATTCTACGGCAGTTTCATCCCTACTTCCGCTTCCCATAATGATCGCAAGGAGTTCAGAATCAGAAAGTGAGCCCTTGCCTTTCAGCAAAAACTTTTCTCTGGGTCTGTCGTCTTCTGCAAGGAATTTTATGGACATATTTTTTAGGTGGCAGGAATTAGGGTTTAGGGATTAGTTTAATAGAATGCGTATAAAATAATGGGTTGTTTTGATTGATCGATGTATTTTGCCGTTTCGTTGAATGCATCTTTTGAAAGCATTAGACAGCCAAAACTTAAACAAGCTGGATTTATCGATTCTTTATCCGGAACACAATAATAGGAATGGAGAACGATTGCTCTTGGTCTTGCGTTGCTGTTTGTTTCATCAAGCCCGTCTAAACGGTACGCTTTTCCGAATTTCCCGTTATAGCTTTCGCGAATTTCGTATTTCCCTAAAGATGATTGGTGAGAACCATCAACATTACTGAATTGTAAATTATTTGAGCTAGAAACTACAGAGCCTTCACCATGAGCAACAATCGCTTTCTGTAACATTTTATCATTTTTCAGATCATAAACGAAATATCTATATTTTCCGGAATGAATTTTAAAATTGATGAAAACTGCCAAATCCTGATTATAATTTTTCCCCTTAATATAGTTTTTAATCTCCGAAATTTTTGATTTTGGAAGATAATCAACAACATTATTAGCCTGAGATTCAAATTTTGAACAGGAAATAATAAAAAGGAATAAAAAAATAAAGTTTTTCATCATTTGACAGGAATTTACTCGATGATCATTCCGTCTTTCATGACTAATTTTCTGTCGGTAATTTCCGCAAGATTCGGGTTATGGGTTACAATCACAAATGTTTGATTGTATTTATCTCTTAAATCAAAAAATAATCTGTGTAAATCATCTGCATTTTTTGAATCTAAGTTACCTGTTGGTTCATCTGCAAAGATGATTTTAGGAGAGTTAATTAACGCTCTGGCGACCGCAACCCTTTGCGCTTCTCCACCCGATAATTGGTTGGGTTTATGCTGTAATCTTTGTTCGATTTTTAGATCTTCAAACAAAGCATAGGCCTTTTCCAATGATTCTTTTTCGTTGGCTCCGGCGATTTTCGTAGGCAACAGTACGTTTTCCAATGCTGTAAATTCCGGCAACAACTGATGAAACTGAAATACAAAACCAATATTCTGGTTTCTGAATTTAGAAAGCTGTTTGTCATTCATATTAATAAATGACTCCCCTGCCATTGAGATCTCTGTATCATATTTATTAGAGTTCGAAGGCGAATCCAATGTTCCCAAGATCTGCAGTAAAGTAGATTTTCCTGCACCTGATTCTCCAACAATAGAAACAACCTCTCCAGTTTTGATATGAATATCAACCCCTTTTAATACTTCTAAATTCCCATAAGATTTATGGATATTTTTTGCTTTAATCATGAGTCAAAAATAGTGATTTGATTTGAAATATGAGAGAAATTTAAGGTGAATTGTAAATGGTCAATGCACTTCGTTTGTCAATTTTTTTTTAAACTTAAATTTTAAACGCAAGGTTTCCAAGGATTTTTGAAATTCATTTTGCATATTTTTTTAGTTCGCAAAGGCTTTAACACTCAGTAAAGGTGAATGTTTAGAAATTCATTATCATATAGTTTGTCATCCGGAGGGCTAGTATATTATTAGAAAATAATATGGAACGATTCGTGCTTAGACCCCTGGAATGACAAACAGAGTTGAAAATTTAATAAACAAAAAACGTCTCCCAAAAATGAGAGACATTTTTGTATTTCAAACTGCAATAGTGGTGCAAAAAAAACTTATATATCTGATAAGAAATCTATACTGTTTTATTCGTTTAATTATGTATCCTATTTTACGACAAGACAATGAATTATTTACTTCAATTTATTTTTAGAAATACGGATGCTATACATTGTAATTAAAACAGTTACGAGAAGAAATAAAGCTCCGATCCACGGCGTACTTTCTATTCCTAATGCTGAAGTTACAATCAAACCTCCTGAATATGAACCAATCGCGATCCCAATATTAAAAGCAGCGATGTTGATTCCTGAAGCAACATCTTCCGTTCCGGGCAATTCTTTTTCGGCAATCTGAACGACCAAAAGTTGCAATCCGGGAACGGTAGCAAATGATAATGCCCCTAAAAAGAAAAGCGTAATGATACTCAAAATCGGACTGTTTACCGTGAAATAAAATGCCAATAAAACCAAGCCTTGCGTAGCAAACATCCAAAGTAATACTTTCAACGGATTTTTGTTGGCTACTTTCCCGCCGATTAAATTTCCTAATGCAATCGCAATTCCGTAAATCAATAAAATAATCGTTACGACTGATTCTTTAAATCCTGTAATCTCCTGTAAAATAGGCGATAAATACGTAAACACAACAAAAGTTCCGCCATATCCCATTGCAGTCATTAAGAAGGCAAAAATTAAACGTCTGTTGGTTAAAACTTTTAATTGTTGTTTTAAAGATGCTGTTTTTCCTTTTTGTAAGTTTTTCGGAATCAAAAGTGTACTTGCTATTAATCCTATAATTCCTAAAATTGCGACTCCGATAAAAGTGGCTCTCCATCCAAAATGTTGCCCAATAAAAGTTCCCAGCGGAACACCGGTTACAATCGCCAACGTTAATCCTGCAAACATGATGGATATTGCTGTTGCTCTTTTTTCCTCAGGAACCAAAGAGGCGGCAATCGTAGATCCGATGGAAAAATAAACCCCGTGAGCAAATCCTGTTAAGATTCTCGCCAATACTAAAGTAATAAATCCGGGAGCAATTGAAGCTAACCCATTTCCGATGACAAAAAGCAGCATGATGGATATTAATAATGCTTTTCTTGGTACTTTTCCTGTTAAAGCTGTTAAAATGGGAGCTCCAATGGCAACTCCGATAGCGTATAAACTTACCAAGAGTCCTGCTGATGGAATGGAAATATTCAGGTCACTGGCAACGGTTGGAAGCAGTCCTACAATGACAAACTCTGTCGTTCCGATTCCGAAAGCACTTATCGTTAATGCCCAAAGTGCTGCAGGCAGTTTTTTCTTTTTTATGATTTGAGGATCAGGATTGATATTGATCTCATTTTGATAGTTCATTGTGAATGATTTTAATGATTTTGACAGTACAAATTTCCGATGATTTATTGTATTATAAAAATTAGATAAATAGTAGTTAATTATCATTAAAATAATAGTTTGGATTTTAAATTACATTTGAAATCACCAAAAAAAGTTGTTCCTTTGTATAAAATACCAATCAGTATCTTATGAAAAAGTCGGAAGCAACCCGTTTAAATATTCTACGAAAAGCATTTGAATTGATCTATGAAAAAGGCTATCAAACTACGAGCGTAGATGAAATTATTGCGACCACTCAGGTTACAAAAGGCGCTTTCTATTATCATTTTAAAACTAAAGATGAGATGGGATTGGCAATCATTAATGAACTGATGAGATCTTCTTTTCAGGATACTTTTATTGATCCTTTTCAGGTTTCGGCAAATCCGTTAGACACAATTTATAATCTAATGGAAAATATTTTGATGGAAAATGAATTTTTAAAAGTTGAATATGGCTGCCCCACTTCCAATTTTACACAGGAAATGGCTCCGTGGAATATTGGATTTACCAAAGCGCTGAACAAACTTTCATCAGAATGGGAAAACGCAATGATTGAAGCTATTGAAAAAGGGAAAAAAAATGGAGAGGTAAATCAGGGTGTCAATGCAAAAGGAGTTGCTGTTTTTGTGATGTCCGGATATTGGGGAATAAGAAATTTAGGGAAATTAGAAAATTCAAAATCAATTTATCTTGTTTATTTAAAGCAACTTAAGTCTTATTTTGATTCGTTAAGATAATTTTTTATTAAAAAACATACTAATTAGTATGTTTTTGTTTTACCTTTGCTACATCTTAAAAATGAAAAGATGTACCAAACGCTTACTTTTTTGCATTCTACATTTCGTTGGCTGGTTTTATTAAGCCTTATTTCCTCCTTATTTATCGCTTACAAAGGATATTTTTCTAATAAAAATTTTTCAAAAATAGATGATTCTATAAGACATTGGACGGCAACTATAGCTCATGTTCAATTAATTTTGGGAATCACTTTATATTCTCAAAGCCCGATCGTTAAATACTTTTGGAACAACTTCAGCACTGCAAAAGAATCTTTTGATCTCTTATTTTTCGGATTGATTCACATTTTCCTGATGCTATTTTCTATTGTCTTAATTACGATCGGATCGGCAGTAACGAAAAGAAAAACAACGGACAAAGAAAAATTTAAAACGATGTTGATCTGGTATACGATTGCCTTGATCATTATTTTCATAGCCATTCCGTGGCCATTTTCTCCATTTGCTAACAGGCCTTATTTCAGATAATTATGATAAATTTATTTAAAACAAAAATCGGACGATTAAGAATTCTTGCTATTTTGGAAGGAATCTCTTTATTAACCTTAGTATTCATTGCAGTTCCATTAAAATACGGAATGGAAAATCCTGCTTTAGTTAAAATGATGGGACCTATCCATGGAACTCTATTCCTGCTTTTTCTTTTCAATACACTGAGTGTTGGTGTAGAGCAACATTGGAAGTTTAAAGAAACAACCTGGAAAGTAATTTTGGCGTGTTTTATTCCGTTTGGAACCTTTTATATTGATTATAAAATATTAAGCAAACTATGAAAAGTATATTAATTTTTTGCGGAATTGTTCTTACTGTATATGTTGTTTATCGCATTTACAGATACCAAACATTAGAAAATGGCTTAGAAAAGCTGATTAAAAACGGAGCCGTCATTTTAGATGTAAGAACCGAAAAAGAATATGCAATGGGACATATCGATGGATCTTTGAATATTTCTTTAGGAGAGATCAGAGAAAGATACATAGAACTGGATTCAAATAAAACTTATATCACCGTCTGTTCACACGGACTTCGAAGTGTAAAAGTTGAACATATTTTAAAGGAAAAAGGCTTTAAAAAGGTTTGCAATGGCGGTGCCTGGAGTGATCTGCAGAAAAGTCTTAAATAAAAAAATATCGAAAGAGCTGTAAAAAACTCTTTCGATACAAACTAATGAGAGAAACTAAACATTGAGTTGTTTAATTAGTAATATACGTTGAAACCGTATGGAATTTTATTTTGCCATTTTCCATAAAAAAGGTGTCTGTTCCAAAAGGTATCTCTGCAACTGAAGATTTGCTGTTCCAGATAATATGGGCAACATTTTGTGTAATAGAAAGCTGTTGCATTTCAAAAAATGAACCTGTAGGAATGATTTCAAAAAGCTTCGAAAAAAAAGCTCTAATATCCTCAAGTCCTCTGATAACACCATCTTTTGTTAAAACTTTTGATTCTTCTGTATAATCAAGCATAATTTTATCGAGATCATTTTCACCAAAAGCAGTGAGATGATCATTTAATATTTTTTTCGTTGTTTCATCCATTCGTCTTAAAATTTAGTTACTTTTAAATTCTTAAAATATCCGATCGTTCCGATATCTACCCATAAACCAATGCTTCCTGATTTCATTTTTCCTTTTCTTTCATTTACAATAAAGGATGGAAATTTTTGATTATTGATATAAAGAAAAATTTTCTCATTTTTTAATTCTAGTCGAAAAGTTATCCATTCGTTCAATCCCACATCAGCGTAGGTTTCGTACTGACCTTTAAATTCTTCTTTTCTTAATTTTTCAAATTTAAAATCAGGATATGCATAATACTGTACGCTGTGATTTCTATGAAATTGAAGGTCAGATCTACCCGCTTTTGGTCTTAAATAAACAGCTTCGAAAGCCGAATTATCATCATTAATATTAAAAGCCAATCCTATAAAACCTTGTGCAAATTCAAATGGTGATGGATTCTGAATTTGACTTAAAACCTTCACTTCAATAATCCCATTTTCAATATTTTCATTGGTAAGCTTAACAAAAGTGGATTCATCAACAGTATTTTCGAGATGATTTACATCGAAAGGTATTTTAGTTAAATCTCTTTCAATTTTTAAAACTTTTTCGCCTTTAAGATCTACGATAGAAGATTTTACATTAGAAATTTCAAATTGCTTATTTTCGAATTGTATGGTTTGCGCAGATATAGTAAAAAACGATATCAAAGAAAACATTATTATTAAAATTCTAGTCATTTTAAATTTTTTGCTTTGCTTCTTCAATTGTTACGGTTTTTCCTAATGCGCCAAACTCATGAAGATCTCCAAAAACCTCAATTCTGATGGATTGATCCAGCCCTCCTATTTTTAAAGCATCAAAACCATTATCTTGAATTAATTTTTCAATTTCAGTATCAATAGTTTCATCGTTATTTGCGTAAAATAAAACGGCTTTTTCAGGAGTTTGATAAGAAGATCCTGCTAAAGATGCAGCACCTAAAGTTCCGAATGCTTTAACCAATTTTGCATTTTTGGGTAAATAAGAAGAATTAATTTCTCCTGCAGATTCATTTTCTCCTACAATTTTTTTGAAACCTCCATTTTCATCTGGAGCAATAGGATTTGATGGATCTACAATGATTTTTCCTTCTAAATCTGTTGAATAGTCCTTTAAAAATCCACCAATTGTTTCAAATGGAATTGCCAAAATTACAATGTCTGCATCTTTTACAGCGGTTGCGATATCATTGGGTTTTGCATTCCATTTTACAGCAAGTTCTTTTGCTTTTTCGACATTTCTATCAGCGGCGATAAAGCTGGTATTTGATTTTGCAAAATTTCCGGCAACTGCCTGTCCGATGTTTCCTAAACCGATAACGGCTACTTTTGAATTTGTTGTCATAACTATTTCTTTTTAATTTATACTGCAAATTTCTGTTGAAAAGAGGTCTCTTTCCAATGAACTGCATCAAGAAATAGTATTGATCTAGATTAAGACTTTGACTTTACGAGTCTGTTTCTCAGTCTGCTCAGAAATTCTGGAGTGATGCCTAAAAAAGAAGCAATCTGTATTTGTGGAAGGCGATTGGATAAATGAGAATAGGTTTCCATAAAAGAAAGATACCGTTCTTCTGCCGTAGAACTGATATTTTGAAGCAACCGATTTTGAAGGGTAACAAAACTATTTTCTATTAAAACTCTAAAAATACGGTCAAATTTTGGAGCTGAAATATATAATTTGATAAGATCTTCATGACTGATTTGCAATACCATAGTGTCTTCGATAGCGTCTATGCTCAATTCTGAAGGAGTCCTTTTATGGAAACTTCCAATATCGATCATCCACCAGTTTTCGGGAGCAAATTGTATGATATGGGTATTTCCTTTTTCATCAATTTTATACATTCTTAAACATCCACGAACGATGAAATTGAACTGGTTACAAATATCTCCTTCCTGCAAAACATATTGTCTTTTACGATACAATCTTGATTTGAAAAGTTCTGTTACAAGCTTTTTTTCTTCCGAATTTAATGGAATAAGTTGATTAAAATAATCAATCAAAGGTTCTACAGAAGCTTGTAAAAGATTTTCTTTCATAATAAGATTTTACTTGACAAATTTAAGATAAAAAACAAATAGCTATCCTAAATCTAGAATAGCTTTTGTAAAAGGTTTTTAATCATTTTTAGTATCAATCCAGACCACTTTTTGTTCAGATTGATGATCTTGACCAATAATATCTTTATATAATTCAGGTCTTCGGGCTTGAATATATCGATATCCGCCAGCCTGGGTAAGTTTTTCAGGAGTAATAACCGCGGTTTCAAATCGATCATCAAACGAGCGACATTCTGCAATGATGTCGCCAAAAGGATCAATAATCATAGAACAACCATTTTTTAGTTGATCGTCATCCATCCCGATAGGATTTGAAAATACAACATACACTGCATTGTCATAAGCTCTCGAAGGAAGCCATTTCATCAACCAGTCTCTGCCTTTCATTCCGTCGAATTCTAAACGTAAAGAGGTTGGGTCTGCTACTCTATTT harbors:
- the radC gene encoding RadC family protein; protein product: MSIKFLAEDDRPREKFLLKGKGSLSDSELLAIIMGSGSRDETAVELARKILASVNNNWHQLSLLSVKDLTKFKGVGEVKAISIATALEIGRRRSSQEIPEKPMISNSNGAYQIFKNHLADLRTEEFWAIFLNQSNRVIHISQLTQGGISQSIVDIRILFKTALDHFATGVIVAHNHPSGNLKPSKEDINITQKIKEAGNTLTIQLLDHLIITQNSYFSFSDEGLL
- a CDS encoding murein L,D-transpeptidase catalytic domain-containing protein; its protein translation is MMKNFIFLFLFIISCSKFESQANNVVDYLPKSKISEIKNYIKGKNYNQDLAVFINFKIHSGKYRYFVYDLKNDKMLQKAIVAHGEGSVVSSSNNLQFSNVDGSHQSSLGKYEIRESYNGKFGKAYRLDGLDETNSNARPRAIVLHSYYCVPDKESINPACLSFGCLMLSKDAFNETAKYIDQSKQPIILYAFY
- a CDS encoding ABC transporter ATP-binding protein, with product MIKAKNIHKSYGNLEVLKGVDIHIKTGEVVSIVGESGAGKSTLLQILGTLDSPSNSNKYDTEISMAGESFINMNDKQLSKFRNQNIGFVFQFHQLLPEFTALENVLLPTKIAGANEKESLEKAYALFEDLKIEQRLQHKPNQLSGGEAQRVAVARALINSPKIIFADEPTGNLDSKNADDLHRLFFDLRDKYNQTFVIVTHNPNLAEITDRKLVMKDGMIIE
- a CDS encoding MFS transporter; the encoded protein is MNYQNEININPDPQIIKKKKLPAALWALTISAFGIGTTEFVIVGLLPTVASDLNISIPSAGLLVSLYAIGVAIGAPILTALTGKVPRKALLISIMLLFVIGNGLASIAPGFITLVLARILTGFAHGVYFSIGSTIAASLVPEEKRATAISIMFAGLTLAIVTGVPLGTFIGQHFGWRATFIGVAILGIIGLIASTLLIPKNLQKGKTASLKQQLKVLTNRRLIFAFLMTAMGYGGTFVVFTYLSPILQEITGFKESVVTIILLIYGIAIALGNLIGGKVANKNPLKVLLWMFATQGLVLLAFYFTVNSPILSIITLFFLGALSFATVPGLQLLVVQIAEKELPGTEDVASGINIAAFNIGIAIGSYSGGLIVTSALGIESTPWIGALFLLVTVLITMYSIRISKNKLK
- a CDS encoding TetR/AcrR family transcriptional regulator, which produces MKKSEATRLNILRKAFELIYEKGYQTTSVDEIIATTQVTKGAFYYHFKTKDEMGLAIINELMRSSFQDTFIDPFQVSANPLDTIYNLMENILMENEFLKVEYGCPTSNFTQEMAPWNIGFTKALNKLSSEWENAMIEAIEKGKKNGEVNQGVNAKGVAVFVMSGYWGIRNLGKLENSKSIYLVYLKQLKSYFDSLR
- a CDS encoding DUF3817 domain-containing protein, which codes for MINLFKTKIGRLRILAILEGISLLTLVFIAVPLKYGMENPALVKMMGPIHGTLFLLFLFNTLSVGVEQHWKFKETTWKVILACFIPFGTFYIDYKILSKL
- a CDS encoding rhodanese-like domain-containing protein, coding for MKSILIFCGIVLTVYVVYRIYRYQTLENGLEKLIKNGAVILDVRTEKEYAMGHIDGSLNISLGEIRERYIELDSNKTYITVCSHGLRSVKVEHILKEKGFKKVCNGGAWSDLQKSLK
- a CDS encoding nuclear transport factor 2 family protein, with the protein product MDETTKKILNDHLTAFGENDLDKIMLDYTEESKVLTKDGVIRGLEDIRAFFSKLFEIIPTGSFFEMQQLSITQNVAHIIWNSKSSVAEIPFGTDTFFMENGKIKFHTVSTYITN
- a CDS encoding NADPH-dependent F420 reductase; its protein translation is MTTNSKVAVIGLGNIGQAVAGNFAKSNTSFIAADRNVEKAKELAVKWNAKPNDIATAVKDADIVILAIPFETIGGFLKDYSTDLEGKIIVDPSNPIAPDENGGFKKIVGENESAGEINSSYLPKNAKLVKAFGTLGAASLAGSSYQTPEKAVLFYANNDETIDTEIEKLIQDNGFDALKIGGLDQSIRIEVFGDLHEFGALGKTVTIEEAKQKI
- a CDS encoding Crp/Fnr family transcriptional regulator, with product MKENLLQASVEPLIDYFNQLIPLNSEEKKLVTELFKSRLYRKRQYVLQEGDICNQFNFIVRGCLRMYKIDEKGNTHIIQFAPENWWMIDIGSFHKRTPSELSIDAIEDTMVLQISHEDLIKLYISAPKFDRIFRVLIENSFVTLQNRLLQNISSTAEERYLSFMETYSHLSNRLPQIQIASFLGITPEFLSRLRNRLVKSKS